One region of Babylonia areolata isolate BAREFJ2019XMU chromosome 29, ASM4173473v1, whole genome shotgun sequence genomic DNA includes:
- the LOC143274720 gene encoding uncharacterized protein LOC143274720 yields MAQVLVDKQVLFSGIWRPHHTVDDAFLRKVSRQFLEKPGVKATWRLTTEGLTLVAQRSTEDGRGGGGGGIGGKQQGQTDQIPVQAIKEVTVNRYNPLCLMTIYVDSARRFNALVCRCQSEQDTAHIVQVFRRLQKSLSGEGYRIDLKQPQGINWTLKTKENGERKDDEDDDVDDLNKNGDREAAEVAYTQHHHHHHHHNNNNNSNSEVVVVEVEEETLEREAMDVEGRPCFNVGVQADLGAGDEDTVSITSEMSYQSLKEELDTLSNEVRDIKILLEQTTGISAEEFFKRRRDPTASILVPVKRSHSEEESEGGGVVGMRMGTGSGRPSALGGNGGEKSVNFANVPAYKDDDEEMDFDIRSVGMQTTASSSYHSSSKRGGGKYLKRVRQALTPNRYQNQRTRSESSSSSSSSPSPMSPQSPTFSSHPGKRAGGGGGGGEGGSSSPSVFFASPTSPTYWGSGRDRFTALSLSRSSVYSSGGGGGTVVRPIEAVYSAHTPGFRQKRRQVVVLPARSASMPRQRWRPPPSSPSPSSGGGGGGPLSPASRKVQAPGNPSGTAAQNGAS; encoded by the exons ATGGCGCAGGTGTTGGTGGACAAGCAGGTGCTCTTCTCCGGCATCTGGAGGCCGCACCACACTGTGGATGACGCCTTTCTCAG aAAAGTCAGCCGGCAGTTCTTGGAAAAGCCTGGGGTCAAGGCCACCTGGCGACTGACCACTGAAGGCTTGACCCTCGTGGCCCAGCGCTCAACAGAGGATGGccgaggcggaggaggaggaggaataggaggaaagCAGCAGGGGCAGACGGATCAAATCCCTGTTCAGGCCATCAAG GAGGTGACGGTGAACCGCTACAACCCGCTGTGTCTGATGACCATCTACGTGGACTCTGCTCGTCGGTTCAACGCCCTGGTCTGCAGGTGCCAGAGCGAGCAGGACACTGCCCACATTGTGCAG GTGTTCCGACGCCTGCAGAAGTCCCTGAGCGGGGAGGGTTACCGCATCGACCTCAAGCAGCCGCAGGGCATCAACTGGACCCTGAAGACCAAGGAGAACGGGGAGAGGAaggacgacgaagacgacgacgtcGATGACCTCAACAAGAACGGAGACAGAGAAGCGGCTGAGGTGGCGtacacccaacaccaccaccaccaccaccaccacaacaacaacaacaacagcaacagcgaggtggtggtggtggaggtggaggaggagacgcTGGAGAGGGAGGCCATGGATGTGGAGGGTCGTCCCTGCTTCAACGTGGGCGTGCAGGCGGACCTGGGAGCGGGCGACGAGGACACCGTGTCCATCACCTCCGAGATGTCCTACCAGTCGCTGAAGGAGGAGCTGGACACGCTCTCCAACGAGGTCCGCGACATCAAGATCCTGCTGGAGCAGACCACGGGCATCAGCGCCGAGGAGTTCTTCAAGCGGCGTCGGGACCCCACGGCCTCCATCCTGGTGCCCGTCAAACGTTCCCACTCGGAGGAAGAGAGCGAAggaggcggggtggtggggatgaggaTGGGGACGGGAAGCGGGAGGCCCTCAGCCCTCGGTGGGAACGGCGGCGAGAAAAGCGTCAACTTCGCCAACGTGCCGGCATACAAGGACGATGACGAGGAGATGGACTTCGACATCCGCAGCGTGGGCATGCAGACGacggcttcttcttcttatcattcttcttccAAGCGCGGGGGAGGGAAGTACCTGAAGCGAGTCCGCCAGGCCCTCACGCCCAACAGGTACCAGAACCAGAGGACCCGCTCAGAGTCcagcagctcctcctcctcctccccctcccccatgtccccCCAGTCCCCGACCTTCTCCTCACACCCCGGGAAgagagctggtggtggtggtggtggtggagaaggggggtcctcctccccctccgtctTCTTCGCTTCTCCCACCTCCCCGACGTACTGGGGGTCCGGGCGGGACAGGTTCACGGCTCTCTCCCTGTCCAGGTCCTCGGTCTACAgcagtggcggcggcggcggcacgGTGGTGCGGCCCATAGAGGCCGTGTACAGCGCGCACACTCCGGGCTTCCGGCAGAAGCGGAGGCAGGTGGTGGTGCTTCCCGCCAGGTCGGCCAGCATGCCGCGCCAGCGCTGGAGACCCCCTCcttcttcaccctcaccctcctccggcggtggtggcggcggtCCTCTGTCCCCAGCTTCGCGGAAAGTCCAGGCTCCAGGAAACCCTTCCGGTACAGCCGCTCAGAACGGCGCTTCTTGA